From the Petrotoga sp. 9PWA.NaAc.5.4 genome, the window CAAACTTTCATTTTCATAAGAAAATGTTTGCTGAATTTCGTTAACTGTACTATATATTATTCGGTAAATATCACCAAATATAATTTCTCCTTTCAAATAACTATTCACAGCTACTTCATCAGCAGCATTATAAGCATTTTGAAGAAATTCTATCCCTAAAATATCTAAAGCTAATTTTAGTGCAGGGTACCTCTTAAAATCTACTTTGTGAAAATCTATTTTTTCTGAAAAGAAATCAGGTTTATCAAAATAATATTTTCTTTGAGGATATGAAAGCGAAAAGGCAATAGGTATTCTCATATCAGCTAAACCATAATGCATTTTTATAACTCCATCTGTAAATTGCACCATAGAATGTATTCTACTTTCTCTATTTATAGCAACAGTTATGTTCTTAGTTCTAAAAAGATGAAAGGCTTCAATCACCTCCAAGCCTTTATTAACCATTGTTGCAGAATCAATTGTTATTCTTTTCCCCATGGACCAAACAGGATGCTTAAGTACCTTATCTATAGGAGCATGTTCTAATTGATCTATGGGCTCGTCTCTTAGAGCTCCACCACTCGCGGTGATAATTATTTTTTCAGGTTTGGAACTTTCTCCCAGTAAGAGCTGAAATATTGCACTATGTTCGCTATCTATAGGAATCAGTTCTTTTTCTTTTTTATAAGCGTTATTTAAAATAAAATTTCCTCCTGATACAATAGACTCCTTGTTAGCTAAACAAATTCTTTTAGAAACTTCTAAACTTTTAAGAGTATGTCTAAGTCCGCTAAATCCAGAAGTTGCTATTATTGATATATCAGCATTACAATATTCAATAGCTTTTTCTACAGAGGTTTCTCCTTTAAAAATCATGCAACCATGATATGTAGAAGGTACCTCAAAAGATTCTTTAACTAATGCAACCGCCTTTAAATAATATTTGTCTATTACATCTTTTAACATCTCCCAATTCGAATATACAGAGCCACCAACAATTTTGAAATTATCTATAAACCAATCTTTATTCAAAACTTCTAAAGCTTGTTTACCAATAGAACCAGAAATACCCGCAATAAAAACTGTTTTCAAAATAGTTCACCTTTCAATTGTTTATTTAGTAAAATTATACCATTTCTTAGTTCCAATAAAAATAAAAATTATGATAAAATATAAAAAAATAAAAAGAGGTGCTTGCTTTGAATATTGGTCAATTTATCTTGGATAGCACTGATTTATTTACAGTATTTCGCTGGAACAACAATCCTTCTTTAATAAGATTCACAGAAGCTGATAATATATATAACACATTATTATTAAGCTTGTTCATATTTTCCGACGATTCAAAAGTAAAAGTAGTTAAAATTTTACAAAATAAAATATACGAAACAATTCCTAAGATAGTACTTTCAGATATCTCTCTTACTACAAAAAATAAAATTGAAGAAAAAGGGAAAGATATATGGAATAAGACAGTCGAAAAAGCTTTTCAAGAAGTAGAATCTAAATTGGATAAAAAAATTACTGAACGCATGTTCAATAAACATACTTTCGATGAAAGTACCGAAAATAAAATAAAGTTGATTAATCTTTTAGTAACAAGAAAAGAAGCAGAAATTAATGAACGGGTTTTCCCAGAATATTATAAGGAACCCAAAATGAAAAATGAAATGAAAGCAAAAAGAATTATTTTGAGCAACAAACATCAAATCGAATTACTTTGCGAAGAACTATTAAACATTTCCACAAGGCTTGTAACCATGACAAGATGGAACAAAAACCATAGAAATATTAAAACTTCTGTTTCTTCACATTCTTTTTTTGTCTTCTTAATATCTTATCTGTTAGCCCTGATTTCAAATTTAGAAACAGAAATTATATACGACGTTATGGCAGCATCAATACTTCATGACTTACCAGAAGCTTTTACAGGTGATGTAATAAGTCCAACAAAAAGGAAAGTTAAAGGATTAGAAGAGATAATAAATGAAATAGAAAAAGAATTTGTTCATGAATGGTCAGATAGCAAAAGTATATTGAAAGAAAAAGTCGATAAATTTGAAAAATATATTTTTAATCCTTTCAAAAATACTTATGGAAAATACGTTAAAACAGCGGATTTGTTAGCAGCTTTAATTGAATGCTCTCTCGAAATTAGTACTGGGAATCAAAATTCTTATTTTTTAAAAACCTTTGACTCAATAAAAAGAGAAACCTTACAGGTTTCTCCACTCGACATAAATGATATTATATATGAAATTGAAAAAGAAACCTTTATTCGCCCCTAACGAATTTTTTTTCACCGTTTGGAAGCTTAAATTTAACAACAACACCCTTAGGAGGATTTTCATAACCTTTAAAAATTTTATGCACATTTTTTTCATTAATTCCAACTTCAACACCCTCTGCAGAAATATGTGCTTCAAATGGATCTTCTTTGTATACAAAGACTGTTACTTCGATTTCTTTCATAAAATCCCTCCTCATCATTTCTTTATTTACTATCTTTTGTTTATATTTTAAAACTTAATTTTTTCAAAAACGCTCCTTTAAAAGTAAATCAAAAGCTTTTCTTTGAATCCAAAAGAAAAGTAACTGGCCCATCATTTATAATTTTGACTTTCATGTGAGATTGAAACTTACCGGTTTGAACGTTAAGAGAATAATTTTCTTTCAAGAAGTCAACAAATTTATTATACAAAACCTCTGCTTTCTCTGGATTTGCAGACTCCGTAAAAGAAGGCCTTCTACCTTTACGACAATCTCCATACAATGTAAATTGTGAAACAACCAATAACTCCCCCTCAGTTTCAAGTACTGATTTATTCATTTTCCCTTGTTGGTCTTCAAAAATTCTAAGATTCACTATTTTGTCTGCTAACCAAAAAATATCTTTTTCTTCATCTGAAAATGATATTCCTACAAAAACGAGCAATCCATTCCTAATACTTGCGATTGTTTCGTTGTTTACTTCGACACTTGACTCAATAACTCTTTGAACAACAGCCCTCAAAAATTATACCCTCCTTACAGCATAAACTCCTTTGGCATTTTCTAACTTGTTACATACTAATTTCAAATGATTTAGATTGTGAACAGATAAATACATTTTCAAACTTAAAAAATTACCGTCATTATGCATTTCAAATTTTTCAATGTGTCCTCCTTCATTATTTATAGTATTTCTTACATTATTTATTTGTTCTTTACTCTCAATATCTACCTTTATCATAGCAGAAAAATTGTTTTGATTTCCTTCGGCCCATTGAACATTAACTTTCTTATCTAATGGAAGTTCTTTAATATTCTTACAATCTATCCTGTGTATTCCTATTCCTTTTCTACTTACTACTCCAACTATTTGATCTCCCGGAACAGGCATACAGCATTTAGCAAAGTAGCTGTCTACCCCTTCTTCTCCATCTACCAATACAGAATTGCTTAAAACTTTAAAACTTTTCTTTTCTATTTTCTTTGTTTTTTCATCAACTTTTATAGCAGGAACAAATATATTTCGAATAGTATTAATACTTATATCTTCTAAATCCAACTTGATAAAAAATTCTTCATCATTTTTAATGTTATATTTTATATAAAAACCAATTTCTTTCAACTTTTCTAACATTTCTTCCATAGAAATGTTCAATTTTTTAGATAGTTCTCTAAACTTATCTTTTCCTCTTTCAATCAATTCTTGTTCATTCTTTTGACGATAATATTTTTTGATTTTTGCTTTAGTTCTCGGAGAATTAGCGTATTTTAACCAGTCTATACTCGGGCCCTGAAAATTCCTGTTGATTAATATTTCTACTATGTCACCTGTTTTAAGTTTGTAAGAAAGAGGCACAAGTTTCCCATTAACTCTCGCACCGGCAAAATGATTCCCAATTTCAGTATGTACACCATAGGCAAAATCTATTGGAGTTGAGTCCTTAGGCAAATGAATAATCTCCCCTTTAGGAGTGAATACAAAAATTTCCTGAGAAATCAAATTAGTTTCAATGTCTTTCATTTCAAAAGCATTTTGAGCTATGTCTTTATGCAACTCCATTAAATTCCTCAAAAATTTTAATTTTTCTGGACTTATTCCTTCTTTATAAACCCAATGAGCTGCTAAACCATATTCTGCTTCCTCATGCATTTTCCAATCCCTTATTTGAATTTCTAAAGGATCTCCTTTATGAGTTATCACAGTCGTGTGCAAAGATTTATATCCGTTAAATTTTGGTGTCGCAATATAATCCTTTATTCGTCCAGGTATAGGTGACCACAAAGAATGAATTATACCTAAAGCAGCGTAACATCTACTTGAGTCTTCAGTTATTATCCTTAAAGCTATATAATCATAGATTTCATCAAGAGTTTTACCTTTCCTGATCATTTTATCCCAAATACTATATAAATGTTTGGCTCTACCTTCCACGGTGGCTTTTATTTTTTGTCTAGATAATTCTTTTCGTATAATATCAGCATATTCACTAAGTTTTTCATTGCCATTTTTTAATTTTTCTTCCACTTTTTCCTTTAAACTAAAATATTTATCTGGATACAGATATCTAAAAGATAGATCTTCAAGCTCCTCTTTAATTTTGTAGATACCTAATCTATGTGCTATAGGTGCATAAATTTTTAAAGTCTCTTCTGCTTTACTTATCTGCTTTTTCCTATCAACATAATCCAAAGTCCTCATATTATGCAATCTATCAGCCAATTTAACGATTATTACTCTTATATCTTCTGACATAGCAAAAAGCATCTTTCGAATAGTCTCAATTTTCTCAAGCGATTTCATATCTTTTTCATTTAAACGCTCATTAAGTTTTAAACTACTTATTTTTGTCACGCCAGAAACTATTCTCGCAATATCAACTCCAAATTTTTCTTTTATCTTCTCTAAAGAAACATTACAGTCTTCTACTACATCATGTAGTAAACCAGAAACTATAGTATCTACATCCATTTTTAAGTTAGCAAGAATTAAGGCAACATTCTTTGGATGTTCAAAAAAATCCTCTCCAGAATCTCTTAATTGCCCCTCATGAGCTACTTCAGCAAATTCATAAGCTTCTATTATTCTATCTCTATCTTTTTTTGAAAGCTTTCTCTCAAGAAGATGTTCAATTTCTTTTTCAAAAGTTTTAGACGATTCAACCAACATAATAAACACCTCTTAAAATTCAAGTGAAAATTAAAAATAAAATATTATTTAATTTAATACGTTATTTCATTAAAATTATATCATAAATATTTAATAATTTATAATATATGACACTTATAACTGGTCGTATCTATGCTTAATAACTAGACTTTCACTGATAAAATTTAAAAAGCTATTATATTAAAAATTAATCTAACAAAATTTATAAAATAGTAATCATTTTTTTATTTAAGGTTCCAAATAATATGATTAAATACGAAAGGATTCAGTCTCTCCTTTGAATATTAATATTTCTTAATAAACTTTGAAATTCTCTAAAAAATTTATTGATATAATCAACTTAGAAAAAATCAAAAGGAGGGAAATATAATGAAAAAAACTATTTTAACGTTAGCTTTATTAGGTTTGTTGGTATTTTCTTTTGCTGAAACACTTGTTATAAAAGGATCAAACACTATTTTTCCAGTTACACAACTATGGATTGAAGAGATGAAAACTATGTATCCGGATTTAACAATTACATTAGAAGGAGCTGGTTCTTCTACAGGTATATCGGCACTATTTAATGGTACAACGGACATAGCTAATTCTAGTAGATGGCTAAAAGCAGAAGAAATAAAGCAGATGGGACAAGAGGGAAAATACTTTATTCCGATAGTCTTGGGATACGATGGAATAGCGATTATAGTTAATCCAGAACTTCCAATTGATAATATTTCATTGGAAAATCTTGCAGCCATATATACAGGAAAAATTACAAGATGGAATCAATTAGATCCTAATTTACCAAACGAAAGGATTGTAGTGTATTCACGAAATAGTGCATCGGGAACATATGAAACCTTTGTTGAAAAAGTATTAAAGGGTGAAAGAATGGCACCAACTGTGCAATTGTTAGAATCTACTCAAGCAGAAATTACTTCGGTCGCAAGAAATAAGTATGCTATAGCTTATACAGGAATAGGATATGTAACCAACGATGTTAAAGTTCTTACGGTTAATGGTATTCAACCAACAAAAATAAATATATTAAATTCAGTATATCCTATTTCCAGACCACTTTTTATGTTTGTTGATGCAACAAATGGTTATCCAGAAACAGGTAAGGTTAAACAATTTATCACTTTCGGACTTTCCAAAAGAGGACAGGAATTAGTTGAACAAGCTGGTTATATTGCAGCATATGGTTTTTAATTGACTAAAACATTGTTTTTAAGGAGTGCTTAATTTGTGAATAGACGGAATGTTAAAGATAAAATAAATCAAGGTTTAATTACAATTGTGGCTTTTATAGGAATATTCGCATTAATAGGTCTATTCATCTTTATAATTAATGAATCAATTCCAGCCCTAACTCAAGTTGGGGCTGAAATCTTTACAAGTATATATTGGTACCCAACCTATAATCCACCTGAATACGGTATGTTAGCTATGATAATTGGTTCGTTAATATTAACAGGTTTTTCTTCACTTCTTGTTTTACCTCTCGGATATATAATTGCTTTCTTTTTATATGATTATGCAAATCCTACTGAACAAACAGTTATAAAATCTACAATAGATCTATTATCAGGAATACCTACAGTTATAATAGGTTCATTCTTGTTTATTTATGTTTCTCCTATAATGATGAAACTGGGGGCTTGGTCTTCAGGAAATTTGTTATTGGCAGCAATTGGTTTATCAATATTGTCTTTGCCTTACGCCGCTTCATTGATGCAAGAATCACTTTCTTCAGTAGATGTAAGCTTAAAAGAAGCCGCTCTGGCAATGGGAGCAAGTAGATTTACGGCAGGTTTTAAAATAGTATCAAAAAAAGCTTTGCCTGGCCTTTTGAATGCAACAATATTGACTGTAAATAGAATAATCGGAGAAACTATAGTAGTTTTAATGGTCGCCGGAGGAGCTGCAATAATACCTCGCTCATTATGGGACCCAGTTAGACCATTAACAGCAGTTATAGCAAGTGAAATGGGCGAAGTAGCGGTCGGCAGTTTGCACTATTCTGCACTTTTTACTGCCGGATTGATTTTATTAACCATTTCTTTTGTTTTAACACTTTTATCCAGAAGAATTACCAGGAGTGGATCAAGTTGAAAATTCAAACAGGAAAAGATTTAATAATTTCAAATATCTTCAGAATAATAAGTTACATCGCATTTATTATAATAGCAACTATAATAATTACTGTGGTTGTTGATGGTGCAAGATATTTTACTCCTTCATTTTTTATAGAATATCCAAAGCAAGGTATGACTAGCGGAGGAATAGGTCCTGCAATTTTGGGAAGTTTAATAATGATATTCTTTATTTTACTTTTTTCAATACCCATAGGAGTTTTAACTGGTACTTTTTTGTCTGAATATGGTGCAAAATCGAGGTTAGGAAGAATTATTGACGCATCTATCACTTCTTTATCAGGTGTTCCTTCGGTTGTATACGGTTTGTTCGGTCTGTCACTATTTTCAATTACGTTAGGATTTGGAACATCTATTTTAAGTGGTAGTTTAACTTTAGCAATTATGACATTACCTGTAATTGCCTCTTCCGTTAGAGAGGCTCTTGCTTCTTTGCCACGGGAACTCAGAGAATCAGCCTATGCTTTGGGCGCAAAAAAAAGTGAAACGATTTTTAAAATATTATATCCAGCTGCAAAAAATAGAATTATAACAGCTATATTAATCGGAGCAGGAAGAGTCATTGGAGAAACTGCTCCAGTACTATTAACGGGAGCTGTTTTTTATTCTACCAAACTTCCTAATTCTCTGTTAGATCCTGTTATGACATTACCGACACATATATATTTTATAACAATGGCATATGGTCAAGACGCACAATGGATGGCTAAAGCAACCTCTGCTTTTTTATTAATTTTAGTCTTGATTCTTTATTTAACAGCTTTTAAAATACGAGGAGGACAGAAAAAATAATGAACGAAGAAACAATTATCACAATTCAAAATTTTAATGCTTGGTACGATAAAAAACAAGCTCTAAAGGATATAAATATATCTATCAAAAAAAATACCATAAGTGCAATTATTGGGCCATCTGGATGTGGAAAATCTACATTGTTAAGAAGTATAAACAGAATAAACGATGAAATTCCATCCTATAGAACAGAGGGAGAAATCTTGTTCGATGGAATTAATGTTTATGATAAAAATATTGATCTTTCTCTGTTAAGAAAAAGGATAGGTATGGTTTTTCAAAAACCTGTTCCTTTTCCTATGTCTATATACGAAAACATTGCATTCGGGTTAAGAATTCATGGAATAAAGAAGAAAGATAAAATTGATGAAATTGTGGAAATGGCTTTAAAAAGAGCTGCGCTATGGAAAGAAGTTAAAGATGAATTAGAAAAACCCGCAAGTGAATTATCTGGCGGTCAACAGCAAAGATTGTGTATAGCAAGAGCCATTGCCGTAGACCCTCAAATAATATTGTTGGATGAGCCTACATCTGCTTTGGATCCAATTGCTACCAGAAAAATTGAAGACCTGATAGAACATTTATCAGAAAATTATACTATTATTATCGTAACACATAATCTTGCGCAAGCTATTCGAATATCTGATTATATGTATTTCATGTTTCAAGGAGAACTTATTGAATCCGGAAAAACAAGCGATATTATCAAAAACCCAAAAGAAAAGTTGACTGAAGATTATTTAAATGGTAGAATTAGTTAATAAACAGTCTAATTTAAATTCGTTACAAAGAAGGTGTTAAAATGGATTATACACATTTTGAAAATGAATTGGCACAGTTGGCAAGTGAAATTTCAAAACTTTTGTCTTTAGTTTTAAGATCATTTGAAAATTCTATTAAATCTTTAGAAGATAAAAATCTTGATTTGGCACAAAAAGTTTTAGATGCTGATGATCAAATCGATAAACTTAACCTTGAGATTGAAAATTCAGTATACCAAATTGTTGCTAGATATCGTCCTTTAGGAAAAGATTTAAGATATGCTGTATCTATGATTAAATTTTCGAACAATTTAGAGAGAATTGGAGACTTATCTTGCAATATTGCAGAAAAAACAGAAAAGTATGCGGATGTTGATTTAAAAGATATAGTAAACACTAAAGAATTAAAAAAAATGTTTGGGATTTCACTTGAAATGATAAAAAATGCTTATAAAGCTTATGGAGAAAGAAATATAGAAGAAGCAATAAGAATTTGGAAAAGGGACGACGAAGTTGATAATTTGGAAGAAGAAGTAAGACAAATTGCAATAAAAAAGTTATATGATCCTACTTTTAACAAGGAATTAGTAATTCCGTATATCTTACTTGCAAGAGATATTGAAAGAATAGCTGATCATGCAACTAATCTATGTGAAGAAATAATTTATATAGAAGTTGGAAAAGATATTAAAGATATCATTAAAGAAGGCAGATAAAACGTGGCAAAAGTTTTGATAGTTGAAGATGATAAAGATATAAGAGAAATACTAAAAATTTATTTAAATATAGAAAACTACGAAATTATGGAAGCAGACTCATTAACTAATATGAGAAATCTATTAAATAAAGAAAAAGACATTGACATAATGTTACTAGATATTATGTTACCAGATGGAGACGCTATAGATGAATTACCTAGAATACGTACGATAAATCCAAATATAGGAATAATTATAATTTCTGCTTTAAATAGAGACAGAGAAGTTATTTATGGGATAGAATCGGGTGCTGATGATTATATAACAAAACCCTTTAACCCAAGAGAAGTTATAGCACGAATAAAAGCCTTAATAAAAAGATTGAAAAAACAAGAAGATACTACCGAAAAATTAGAATTCGGATCGTTAGAAATTTACCCAAAAAACTACACAGTAATTTACAAAGGAAAATTTACTGAATTTACAACAAAAGAATTTGAAATACTTAGCTTACTGGCAAGAAATCCTGACAAAGTTTATTCAAGAGAAGAAATAATAGACAAAGTATGGTTTGGAGACGAATATATAACTGATAGAGTTATAGATGTTCATATAAGCCTAATAAGAACAAAAATTGGTAAAGATTGGATTAAGACTATAAGAGGTGTGGGATATAAATTTAATAAAAATAATGAAACAATAGAACAAAAAGAATGAGAGTGAATTACATGGCAGATATAAATCTTAAAAATAATTATTTTGAAATATTTGAAATTTTAGATGACGCTGTCATCAACATAGAAAAAGGTACTATGATATCAAAATCAAATAAAAAGGCTAAAGAATGGGGATTTCATGAAAAAAAAGATTTAATAAGTATTATTAGTTTCGACAAAATAGATGAATTAACAAACCATATATTAAATGATCAAGATTACGAAGTTTTATCTAATATTTATTTTATTAAAGGTGAAACCAAATATTGCAGACTAAACTATTACAAGTCTCATAAAATTTTAATTATTCAAGATAAAACAGAATTCGAGCTGTTAAAAAAGATTAAAGCCGACTTTATTACATCTGTATCTCATGAATTGAGAACACCGTTGGCTATAGCAAAAGGTAACACACAAATTTTAAAAGATTTTATGCATGAAAGTAAATTTACTCAACAAATTGACAAAATCCAAGAATCCTTAGATAGAGTAGAAAAAATTATTTCTCAATTAACTTTGCTTTCTTTAGCAGAATTCGGAGATTATCATTTAAAAAACGAAAACATAAATACTCTCAATTTATATAATGAAGTTTTGAATGACTTATCTGATAAGATCAAGGAAAAATCTATAAATATAGTTTTCAACTGCACTGTTGAAAAGGTATATGGAGATAAATTTGTTTTATACACTATCTTAAGAAACCTTCTTTCAAATGCCATTAAATATTCCTTTGAAAATTCAAATATTTATGTTGATATTACTGCAGAAAAAATACAAGTAAAAGATGAAGGAATTGGAATACGTGATGAAGAACAAAATAGAATTTTTGAAAGATTTTATAGAGGTATAGAAGCTTCAAAAGTTGCTAAAGGCTCAGGTTTAGGCCTTTCTGTAGTAAAATACTTATGCCAATTAAGCGGATATAAAATTTCTTTTGAATCAAAATGGATGGTTGGTAGTACTTTCATAGTAACCTTTGCTTAAAACTAATTCTTCTTTTTTCGATTCTTACAAATTTGCTGATTCTTACCAAACAAAAACTTTCAAATCATGTGGTATTTTATTTCTCTATCAAATATTGAATATTTTTTATTTTGTTTATTGTTATGATAAACAAAAGCTCGTTCAAGTATTAAATATAATGTATATTTTGTTTTTTAAATAAAATAAAAAATTAAGAAAATTTAACAATTTTAAACACTAACCCTAAATAATCACTTTTAATCACACATAATTCTTTTAAACCATATTTGACTTTTCAATAAAAAAAGCGTTTAATATATGTAGTGAAAGAAATTTTTCTGTCAATGTTATAGAGAATGGAGTAGATAATAATGCCTAATAAAACTTACAATTTAGAGTTGGTTAAAGAACATAATAGAACAACAGTTATTGAACTGTTGAACTCCATTGGTACAACCACAAGGTCAGAAATATCAAATTTAACAGGACTAACCCGTGCAACAGTAACTAATATTATAAACGAATTAAAAGAGATTAATTTAATTGAAGAAGTTGGTACTATTAATGGCCAAATAGGAAGAAAAAGACAACTTATAAAATTAAAAAATGACGCTTTTTATGTAATTGGAATAGAATTCGGTGTAAATATTATCCGTGCAGGTGTGTTTGATCTTTCTGGCAAAGATATCGTTTTTATAGAAAAAGAAATAAATTCTTATGGTAAAGCTGAAGACGTAGTTAAAAACATAATAAAAGTGATTGACTATCTGATTTCAAAGATTGAAAAAGACAAAGACAAGCTTAAAGGAATTGGAATAGTTATGCCTGGGCTTGTCGACAGTCAAAAAAGAGTCCTTGAAACAGCTCATCCTTTTCCATTATTAAAAGACTATCCATTAGCAAAACATATAGAAAAATATTACAAAATAAAAGTTTGGATAGAAAACGACGCAAAGGCTGCTGCTCTTGGGGAAAAATGGTTTGGTCATGGTAAAAGCTTATTAAACTATTCATTTGTTGTTGCTGATGCTGGTTTAGGAGCTGGAATAATAATTGATGGAAAATTATACAGAGGAGCTTTAAATTCAGCCGGAGAAATTGGTCATACGTTTATAACAACAGATTTCATACCTTTAGAAAACGAGGGTGGACTATATAAA encodes:
- the dxr gene encoding 1-deoxy-D-xylulose-5-phosphate reductoisomerase, whose amino-acid sequence is MKTVFIAGISGSIGKQALEVLNKDWFIDNFKIVGGSVYSNWEMLKDVIDKYYLKAVALVKESFEVPSTYHGCMIFKGETSVEKAIEYCNADISIIATSGFSGLRHTLKSLEVSKRICLANKESIVSGGNFILNNAYKKEKELIPIDSEHSAIFQLLLGESSKPEKIIITASGGALRDEPIDQLEHAPIDKVLKHPVWSMGKRITIDSATMVNKGLEVIEAFHLFRTKNITVAINRESRIHSMVQFTDGVIKMHYGLADMRIPIAFSLSYPQRKYYFDKPDFFSEKIDFHKVDFKRYPALKLALDILGIEFLQNAYNAADEVAVNSYLKGEIIFGDIYRIIYSTVNEIQQTFSYENESLKFTSLDDILKVDKLSREIAKKYVLEVKK
- a CDS encoding phosphate ABC transporter substrate-binding protein PstS family protein, encoding MKKTILTLALLGLLVFSFAETLVIKGSNTIFPVTQLWIEEMKTMYPDLTITLEGAGSSTGISALFNGTTDIANSSRWLKAEEIKQMGQEGKYFIPIVLGYDGIAIIVNPELPIDNISLENLAAIYTGKITRWNQLDPNLPNERIVVYSRNSASGTYETFVEKVLKGERMAPTVQLLESTQAEITSVARNKYAIAYTGIGYVTNDVKVLTVNGIQPTKINILNSVYPISRPLFMFVDATNGYPETGKVKQFITFGLSKRGQELVEQAGYIAAYGF
- a CDS encoding HD family hydrolase, producing the protein MNIGQFILDSTDLFTVFRWNNNPSLIRFTEADNIYNTLLLSLFIFSDDSKVKVVKILQNKIYETIPKIVLSDISLTTKNKIEEKGKDIWNKTVEKAFQEVESKLDKKITERMFNKHTFDESTENKIKLINLLVTRKEAEINERVFPEYYKEPKMKNEMKAKRIILSNKHQIELLCEELLNISTRLVTMTRWNKNHRNIKTSVSSHSFFVFLISYLLALISNLETEIIYDVMAASILHDLPEAFTGDVISPTKRKVKGLEEIINEIEKEFVHEWSDSKSILKEKVDKFEKYIFNPFKNTYGKYVKTADLLAALIECSLEISTGNQNSYFLKTFDSIKRETLQVSPLDINDIIYEIEKETFIRP
- the phoU gene encoding phosphate signaling complex protein PhoU, which translates into the protein MDYTHFENELAQLASEISKLLSLVLRSFENSIKSLEDKNLDLAQKVLDADDQIDKLNLEIENSVYQIVARYRPLGKDLRYAVSMIKFSNNLERIGDLSCNIAEKTEKYADVDLKDIVNTKELKKMFGISLEMIKNAYKAYGERNIEEAIRIWKRDDEVDNLEEEVRQIAIKKLYDPTFNKELVIPYILLARDIERIADHATNLCEEIIYIEVGKDIKDIIKEGR
- the pstA gene encoding phosphate ABC transporter permease PstA yields the protein MKIQTGKDLIISNIFRIISYIAFIIIATIIITVVVDGARYFTPSFFIEYPKQGMTSGGIGPAILGSLIMIFFILLFSIPIGVLTGTFLSEYGAKSRLGRIIDASITSLSGVPSVVYGLFGLSLFSITLGFGTSILSGSLTLAIMTLPVIASSVREALASLPRELRESAYALGAKKSETIFKILYPAAKNRIITAILIGAGRVIGETAPVLLTGAVFYSTKLPNSLLDPVMTLPTHIYFITMAYGQDAQWMAKATSAFLLILVLILYLTAFKIRGGQKK
- the dtd gene encoding D-aminoacyl-tRNA deacylase yields the protein MRAVVQRVIESSVEVNNETIASIRNGLLVFVGISFSDEEKDIFWLADKIVNLRIFEDQQGKMNKSVLETEGELLVVSQFTLYGDCRKGRRPSFTESANPEKAEVLYNKFVDFLKENYSLNVQTGKFQSHMKVKIINDGPVTFLLDSKKSF
- a CDS encoding bifunctional (p)ppGpp synthetase/guanosine-3',5'-bis(diphosphate) 3'-pyrophosphohydrolase — its product is MLVESSKTFEKEIEHLLERKLSKKDRDRIIEAYEFAEVAHEGQLRDSGEDFFEHPKNVALILANLKMDVDTIVSGLLHDVVEDCNVSLEKIKEKFGVDIARIVSGVTKISSLKLNERLNEKDMKSLEKIETIRKMLFAMSEDIRVIIVKLADRLHNMRTLDYVDRKKQISKAEETLKIYAPIAHRLGIYKIKEELEDLSFRYLYPDKYFSLKEKVEEKLKNGNEKLSEYADIIRKELSRQKIKATVEGRAKHLYSIWDKMIRKGKTLDEIYDYIALRIITEDSSRCYAALGIIHSLWSPIPGRIKDYIATPKFNGYKSLHTTVITHKGDPLEIQIRDWKMHEEAEYGLAAHWVYKEGISPEKLKFLRNLMELHKDIAQNAFEMKDIETNLISQEIFVFTPKGEIIHLPKDSTPIDFAYGVHTEIGNHFAGARVNGKLVPLSYKLKTGDIVEILINRNFQGPSIDWLKYANSPRTKAKIKKYYRQKNEQELIERGKDKFRELSKKLNISMEEMLEKLKEIGFYIKYNIKNDEEFFIKLDLEDISINTIRNIFVPAIKVDEKTKKIEKKSFKVLSNSVLVDGEEGVDSYFAKCCMPVPGDQIVGVVSRKGIGIHRIDCKNIKELPLDKKVNVQWAEGNQNNFSAMIKVDIESKEQINNVRNTINNEGGHIEKFEMHNDGNFLSLKMYLSVHNLNHLKLVCNKLENAKGVYAVRRV
- a CDS encoding PstC family ABC transporter permease, which gives rise to MNRRNVKDKINQGLITIVAFIGIFALIGLFIFIINESIPALTQVGAEIFTSIYWYPTYNPPEYGMLAMIIGSLILTGFSSLLVLPLGYIIAFFLYDYANPTEQTVIKSTIDLLSGIPTVIIGSFLFIYVSPIMMKLGAWSSGNLLLAAIGLSILSLPYAASLMQESLSSVDVSLKEAALAMGASRFTAGFKIVSKKALPGLLNATILTVNRIIGETIVVLMVAGGAAIIPRSLWDPVRPLTAVIASEMGEVAVGSLHYSALFTAGLILLTISFVLTLLSRRITRSGSS
- the pstB gene encoding phosphate ABC transporter ATP-binding protein PstB — encoded protein: MNEETIITIQNFNAWYDKKQALKDINISIKKNTISAIIGPSGCGKSTLLRSINRINDEIPSYRTEGEILFDGINVYDKNIDLSLLRKRIGMVFQKPVPFPMSIYENIAFGLRIHGIKKKDKIDEIVEMALKRAALWKEVKDELEKPASELSGGQQQRLCIARAIAVDPQIILLDEPTSALDPIATRKIEDLIEHLSENYTIIIVTHNLAQAIRISDYMYFMFQGELIESGKTSDIIKNPKEKLTEDYLNGRIS